In Paraglaciecola sp. T6c, the sequence CATCTGATTCTTCTGAAGATTTACCGCGTTTTGAGGCCGAATTAATGTACAACTCCACGTTTGACAGTGGCTCATTTATGGCGTGGTTAAGTGGTGTTAGCCAATCCAGTGAAGTTGATGGAATAGAACAAGATCAATCAGGCGTGGGCTATGGTGCGAAAGTAAAGTTTGCGGGCTTGGCACTGAGTGCGTCGGGGTATAGCACTAAAGGCTTAGGGCATGTTGCAGGGCTAGATCAGTTGGTTGGCCCTGAGGTGATCGAGACTGACGGTATGTTATTTCAAGCGTCTTATACCCTGCACGACCATAGATTTGTTGTCACCCACGGCAGAACTGAAGTGGAAAACACTGACAGTGTATTGGATGCCGAACATACCAATACGGGGTTGGCTTATTTCAATACGCTGCGCCCGGGACTCACCGCCGTTTTCGAATACAACCACACTGAAGCAGACGTAACGAATTCTTTGGCAGGGGAGGACAATGACACGGTTTCTGTTGGTGCCGTGGTGACATTTTAAGCTGAATGAAAAGCAACGAACACAGGAGTTAGCATAATGCAAAGCGTAAAATTAATGGTGCTGTATCCACAACCAAAAGACAAAGTACAGTTTGAGGGGGACTATGTTTTGCATTTAGCCATGCTTCATCAGGCATTACACATTCCTAAAACGGACGAGCTACCTTACACAGTGACTAAGTTTACTGCTGTCGGGGATGAAATACCCAAGTACTATCAGATGTTTAGTATGCTGTTTAGCTCGATAAATGCATTGCAAAAAACACTGGCAAGCGAAGAAATGCAAAGGGTGGCAAACGATGCTGTTCGTATATCATCTGGGGGAACGCCGAGTATTTTAATTGGAGTTGATGATTAATCGGAAAGTTTTATTACCTGATGCAGTAAAACCCACCGTTTTACTGCATTTTTGTGTTAAAAAACTGTTAATTTCGGGTGGGTTAGGAGCGCTAAATAAGGTAGAATATTTTATTTAAAACATAGTGTTAAGCATCATGTATAAAATTCTAGTTGCTGATGATCACCCTTTATTTCGTGAAGCGATAATCAATACGATCAGTTCTGCGTTTCCAGGCTCTACTACCTACGAAACAGAAGATATTGAATCAACGCTTGAGTTAGTCAAAAGCAATGACGAAATAGACCTGATCTTGCTCGATTTGAACATGCCCGGCATGACGGGGCTTAACGGTTTACTGGATGTTCGTAATGAATGCCCCACCACGCCAGTGGTTATTGTTTCGGCTGAAACTGAAAAGCAAAAAATATTGCAGACCCTTTCTTATGGTGCTGTTGGCTTCATTGCTAAGTCTTCCTCAAAGCAGGTGATTGGCGAGGCTATTCAGAGTGTGTTTGCTGGAAACGTGTATTTACCGCCGAATATTATGCGCAGTCAGGCTGTTGCTAATCAGACCAATGAATGTGAAATTTCTCCCGAAAAAATATCACTCTTGACTCGCCGTGAACTCATTGTGTTAAAACATTTAACCAAAGGTGAGGCCAATAAACAGATTGCTTATAATCTGCATATTTCAGAGACAACCATTAAGTCTCATGTGTCATCTATCCTTAAAAAGTTGGGCGCTACAAACCGTGTGAAAGTGGTGGTGGGTTGCGGCGATATCGACTTTAATCAATATTTAAAACGCTAAGCTTTACGCAACAAATAGAGCATTGATGTTTTCAGTTTCATGGGTTTTACCGGTTTATTAAGCAACAATATTTTGCTGTTCTTGATTTCGTTTTTGAGTGACTGACTGTAGTTGGCTGTGATCATAATAGTCGGGAGGGCGCTTCGCCGAGTTTGATTAATATGGTGTGCCACATCCACGCCCAGTTCACCATCGTTTAAGTGGTAATCGACCATTAGAATATCCACCTCATCGTGAGCAATATTCACCTTTTCCTTTAACGCCTCTAAGCTCACCGCGGTAACCGTATGGCAGCCCCAGCCGGAGAGTAAATGCGACATTCCTTCGCAAACACTGATGTCGTTATCGACTAACCAAATCCGGCAATGTGAAAAATCTGTTGGGCTAACGAACGTCTGTACGTTGGCCAAGTGTTTTGGCAGCTCCTGCTTCGCAGATATGGGTACGGTAACGGAAAACACAGAACCTTTGCCCAACTCAGAATTGACGGTGATTTTATGGCCTAACACATGAGCAATTTTATCGACTATGGCCAGCCCTAAGCCTAGGCCATTGCCAAAGGCGCTTTGTGATGATTTTAAGCGTTTAAATTCTTTAAAAATTTCGGTGAGTTGATCTTGTGCAATGCCGGAGCCGGTATCCCATATTTCTATTGCCACGTGATCTCCCCTGCGTTTACACCCTAGTAATACCTTACCTTGAGCGGCATATCGAAACGCGTTCGACATAAAATTACGTAGAATGCGTGCAAGTAATACGCTGTCGCTATACACCATGATGTTTGATGGCACATAGCGCAATTCGATATTGTATTGGCCGGTGGCTTGCCGGTATTCATTGGCTAAGTTATCCAGTAGCTCTGAGAGTTTAAATATTCCTTTATCTGCTTTGACTACGCCGGCATCTAGCTTGGAGATGTCTATTAGCGTACTGATCAAATTTTCTAAATCATCTAAGGAATTGGTTAATGAGTTGACCAGCGGGAGGGACTCCGCATTAACGAGCGTTTCGCCTAATGAGCTGGTGAAAAGTTGGGCTGCGTTAAGCGGCTGCAGTAAGTCATGACTGACTGCGGCAAGAAACTTTGTTTTTGAAATGTTGGCAAACTCAGCTTCACGTTTAGCCGTGGTGAGGTTGACCTGTGCAAGCCTGCGCTCTTCTGCCTCAATAATGAGTTCATCATTGAGGCTTTTGAGCTGGGACGTGCGCTCAGCCACACGAATTTCAAGCTGGTCGTGGGCTTTTTGCAAGGCGACAGCGTTGCGTCTACGTTCTGTTACGTCTCTGACTAAAACAAAAAATCCTTGTACATTACCGTCACTACTGCGATTAGGTACGTAGGACTTTAACAAATACCGAGATTCACCAGCGTGATTTTTTTCCGCTATCTCAAAGCTGACACTCTCCCCTTTTAGAGCACGTTCAATATAGGGGCGAAGCTGGCGGTAATCAGAATCTACCCGACTATCTTTGATTGATTCACCATCTAAACTGCCTTGGGGCCAACCGTACCAATCTACATAGACTTGGTTGGTAAATTGAAATTTCAAATCACTGCCAATATACGCGATCATGGCGGGTACGTTATCTGTGATGAGTCGTAGCCAACGTTCGCTTTTCTCCAGAGATTCCGCATAGCGATGTCGAACTGTGATATCCGTATAGGTTTTGATTAATTTACCGTTGAGTAATCTGTGGTCGCGTATTTCTAATACGGTGCCGTTTGAGAGGGTTTGTACATAGTAACCGTCTTTATTTCGAGGTCGTTCGCCAAGTTCCAATTCGGTTAAATTGGTTAAATGCTGAAAGTAAGGCATGGAGCGCAATTGATTAGGGGAGAGCTGACTCATTTGCACAAACCGGTTATTCCATACCTCAATCTGGTTGGCGCTACTGATCATGACAACCCCTTGGGATAAGTTGTCTATTAGGCCTTGTAGCAACATGGACTTTTGGATCATGCCTTGTTCGTAGCGGGCGGTTTCAGCTACCTTGACTTCTGTGATGTCAGTGTACAACATCACCCAACCACCTTCGCTTGTGCGCCGCTCGTTGAGTTGAAACCAACGTCCATCGGCTAATTGATACACAGGACTGCTTTGTTCGCCACCTGGGCTTGCACGCCTGATCATACCGCTGGATTTTGCTCTATCTTTCAAATCGTTGAAGTTAGCACCTTCTTGAATGGCCAACCCTGTTTTACCCCAGAACGTGGCAAAGTTAGAATTTTGCAGCAGTATCAAGCCGTCACTATCGAGCAGTACAAAGGCTTCAGAGATACTCTCTATGGCATCGATAAAACGCTGTTTAAATATATTCGCATCTTCATTGGCTTGCTTTAGTGCGCGATGACTATGCTCAACCTCGGCCAAGGTTTCATTTAAAATTTGGGTCTTTTCCCTGACTTGTTCGGCTAAATGTACAGAATGTTCGAACGCCGCGTAGGGCGCATATTGATTACCGCCGCCTTGTTCAACTCTAGATATGAGTGCATCGTTAATTTTTTTAAGCTTCTTGTTTTCAGCCCTTAACTGGGCCAACTCCTGCTGCACGTCTTGACCACTCATTCGTTACCCCCGGCAATGAAAACGCCGGTGAACGTTTGATTTAAATGCGTGCCATCAATATGTTCTCCATAGGTGTTGAAACCACGTATGTTGTATCGCTGTTGCAATTCCTTAGCTTGCTTGAGTTGCTGGCGCTGCTCGATTTCGAGGCGGCGTAAGAAACAATCGCAAGTCAATACTAATTCAGGCTCCCCATATTGGGAGGTCATGCGGCTCAACTCGCTGCTAAGGGATGCGAAAATATCATCCATCACCACAGTGCTCAGCACAATACCTACATCTACGGCGCAGTAGAAGGTCAGGCTCAAGTCAGCTTCATTCACTTTTTGAATAGAACGAATATAGTATTGCCCTCCGACTTTAACTGCCAAGGGGTACAGAGCAAATAACTCTGGGCTAAGCTCACCTACGGTGACATTTAATAGTCTTGCATACTCGAGCGCGGCAGGTTCAGCATTTAACTCAAACACAGTACGACTGTCAGCATCCGCTGCGGTGACGACGACTTTACTTGTGGGGTGTTTGATATGATTACAACTGAAGACTTCAAAAGCACATGTGGTATTTACCATCAATACGATAGCCGCGTTTTGGTAGAAGGACCCTTGGTAGAACACATGCGTTGTGGCTAAATGTATGTCGTCACCCGCAGAGCCGCCAAAATGAGGTATGCCGCCTGACGCAGAATTAAGAGTCACCAAGAATTGCTCCTCGTCGGCGGATAAACCATCGAGTAACGTCAATATAAATGAATGATTTTTGATCGTAGTAAGTTTTTTGACATAGCAATTTTCGGTTAGCTTGTTAATGGTTTCCTGAGCATCTATTAACGTGAAGTTCTCCATTGATTCGACGATTTGCGCGCTAATAGCAAAATGAGAAGCACTAAAGCCAATGGCGATAATGGAGTGCTGTTCGTAGCCATTAGGGGTAATTTCACCGGCGGTGGTGCAACCGACTAAATCAACGCCGTCAAAAGCGGACGCCATATTGGATGCTAAGCGCTGTAATGAATACACAGATGAGCAATAGAAAAGTACAAACGTAATATGTGGGGCTGATAGTTGTTGACGTAATTCTTGGGCGGCAATCGCTGGGTCAATGGAGCGGGTGATGGCTGTTATTGTTTTTATATTGGACATTATTTAAAGCCTTTATATTTTGTTGTGAGCCGAAATCTAACGTCACGTTGCGACTGCTTTTTGACTGCTCATACTGCTCTTTAACTCATCATATAGTGCAAAATGCGTTTACCAAAGCAGATGAGTAGGGTAAAAGCCTAGCTTTAGCTTATGTTGCAATCACACTGATATTGCACACGTTGTGCACCAACTACGCTGATTTTCTGCTCAGCGTTATTTTACTTCTCGTACTCTTATTGATTTTTTATTGTATTTGTCCACCACACATAGTTGCGGACTCTCAATGGTAACAAGACACTCAAGGCATTGAATACATTCATTATAATCAATGTTACCAGTGGGTCTTATGGCGTCGATCGCACATTTTTTATTGCGACAAAGCTGACAAGGGCTACCACATTCTTTGCGGCGCGTTAGCCACTTAAACAACGGGTAACGTCCTAGTACTGCTAAGCCAGCACCTAATGGGCATAAATAGCGACAGTACACTTTGTGAATCTTTAAACTCAGAGCCAGCAATACCAGAGCATAAAGAACGAAAGGCCAGTAGCGCACGAAATTCAATGTAATTGATGTTTTAAATGGCTCAATTTCGGCTAGCTTTTCTGCCAATGTCAGGGAATAGAATGAACATGCCACTAGCCCGAGAAGCACTAAGTATTTTATCTTTTGGGCAAACTTGTGATGTCTCGGTGAAATTTTTAGTTGGCGAATACGCAGCCTAATTGCCAGCATGCCCATAAATTCTTGCAGTGCGCCAAAAGGGCATAGCCAGCCGCAAAACACCCCCCGACCCCATAAAAATAGGGTTACAAACACAAACACCCATAAGATAAAAATAACCGGGTCGAGCAGGAAAACCGTAATATTAAAGTCGCTTCCTAGGGCAAGGAGTAGGGTGTATATATTCACCACGGAGAGTTGGCCTTGGGCGTAGAAACCGACAAAAAATAATACAAATATTAAACTGGCAAAACGCAGTCGATGTACTTTGGTTTGGCTTTTCGCTAGGGAGTGTTGCGTGACGAACACCCATAAAACGAACAGTAGATAGAGCAGGGTGAGACCAATTTGCACCGGGCGATCTAACCATATTTTCTGCCATAATGGACGCTGACTGACTTGACTTAAAGCATCAGGTGTTTCTTCAAACAAGTCTGGGTTTGGGGTGATCGTAAAAGGAAATGCATGCTCTTGTTGATTCAAGAAGGACGAGTGATAGCTTACTGATAAGTTCAAATTGAATGGTTGGCTTATATCAAATCCAGATTGAGATTTAATGCGGAACACACGCTGATCATCAAACTTTGGTAACTGCATAGCAAAGCTTGGTGGGTAGAAGCTGTAAAAATCTATATCTCGAACGTCTACCGGAAACCCACCTTGCTCAGCGTTTAACCGGCTCGAGGTTGTTTGGGGAATAAACTCTTCACTGATAAAGGAGTATTGTCCTTTATTGAATAGCATTAACGCGTGCTCGCCGGGCGACAGCTCTTCTATAAGTCGCTTATATTCTTGGTCGCCCAACAGGTTTCTGCCAATCATAGGGATGTTGACGAACGCCACGTAGATATCAATAAAGTCATCGTGGCCATCCGCTAAGCGTTTCACTTTCTGCGCTAACTTGGGGGAAATGTTCATTGCCTCTTTGGTGCTTACCACCCAATGATGGATATACTTTTTTTCGAGCAGTTGTTTAAAGGTCAATGGATGATAGAAATCTTGCTTAATTTGATGAGGATGCGCCGCTAGAAATCCGTCAAGTTTTTGCCTAGCGACTTTAAGCGCCGATGCGATGATGGTGTCATTGATAACAAGAACGGAAATTGTCGCTCGGGTCACGCCATCAAAGTAGGTATTATCAGCCGAGTGTTGTTCACGGCTATTGATGATGAAACGTTCTTTGATTGAGTGCCCAGGGTATTGTGCGATAAAACTGAACATGGCTTCTTCGCCTAGGCCATGCAAAAAAATCGGTTCATTATGATTAAGGACCTTAATACCAGTGATGATACCTTTGGTATCCAAACCGATGAGAAGGTTGATTGTTTGCCCCGAAAAACCAATGAATTGTGTGAAATCGTCAGATTCAAAGGTATAGCCAAGTAACTCGTTCAATTGGTATACAGGCGTAACAGCAACATCCTCAAGGGGGGCCTCGATCCGGGTTGCGCTTGGAAATATATGTGCGATGTTCGCCGGAACAGTATCGGCGTGACTGACCAATGAAAAAAGGGTCAACAATGTGCCAATAATCAAGGCTAGGTAATTCAGTTGGTAAGATAAACGCATGTTGGATCAGCGAATAAATGTACATACCGCCTGCGGACAGAATCAGGCGGCATGTACTTCTTCAGCTTAGAAGAAACCTAGTGGAGCAGTGTCATAACTCACCAACAAGTTCTTGGTTTGTTGATAATGATCTAACATCATTTTGTGCGTTTCGCGGCCTATGCCAGATTTTTTGTATCCACCAAAAGCTGCGTGAGCAGGGTACAGGTGATAACAATTGGTCCATACGCGACCTGATTCTATTGCCCGCCCCATCTTGTGCGCTAAATTAGCGTCTCGGGTCCAAACGCCTGCACCTAAACCGTAAGCGGTGTCATTAGCGATAGCGACCGCTTCTTCTGGCGTTTTGAACGTAGTGACTGAAATAACAGGCCCAAAAATTTCTTCTTGGAAAACACGCATTGAGTTGTCGCCTTTGAGGATAGTAGGCTGAATGTAGTACCCATCATCAATTGCCGGTGCAGATTCTTCAGAGAACCCTCCAGTTAACACGGAAGCGCCTTCTTCACGGCCAATATCAATGTAACCCATAATTTTATCGAACTGAATTTTCGATACCTGAGCACCTACCATAGTGCTGTCATCAAGAGGATTGCCACGAATGATTTTTTTCGTTTTTTCTAGAACACGCTCCATAAACTCATCGAAGATATCTTCTTGCACTAAGGCACGTGAAGGGCATGTACAGACTTCCCCTTGGTTGAAGAAACCCAAAGCAAAACCTTCAGCGCATTTATCGAGGTAATCATCTTCAAAGTTGGTAATGTCTTTGAAGAAAATATTCGGGGATTTACCACCAAGTTCTACCGTAGAGGGAATGAGATTTTCAGCTGCACATTTTAAAATGTGGCCGCCTACCGCAGTTGAACCAGTAAAAGCAATTTTTGCAATGCGTGTACTTGTTGCTAAAGCTTCACCGGCTTCTTTGCCGAAACCGTTAACGATATTAAGCACGCCCGCAGGTAGGATATCAGCAATCAATTCGGCCAACACAAGGATACTTGCAGGTGTTTGCTCAGCAGGTTTAAGCACGATGCAATTACCTGCTGCGAGTGCTGGCGCTAATTTCCATGCTGCCATTAAAATAGGGAAGTTCCATGGGATAATTTGCCCTACAACGCCCATTGGCTCATGAAAGTGATAGGCAACTGTGTTGTCATCAATTTGCGAGAGTGTACCTTCTTGGGCTCTTATGCAGCCAGCGTAATACCGGAAATGGTCGACGGCTAATGGAATATCTGCGCCCATGGTCTCTCTGATGGGTTTACCATTGTCCCACGTTTCTGCAACAGCGAGTCTGGTCAGGTTTTCTTCCAAGCGGTCCGCTATTTTTAATAGGATATTTGAGCGCTCTTGCACAGAGGTTTTACCCCATGCGTCTTTTGCGGCATGAGCTGCATCAATCGCCAATTCAATATCTTCTGCACTAGAGCGAGGGATCTCACAAAATTCTTCGCCAGTAACAGGGGTTAGATTATTAAAGTAAACACCTTTAACTGGCGCTACCCATTCACCGCCGATAAAGTTTTCATACTTAGCTTTAAAATTGATTACAGCATCAGCGCTGCCTGGGTTTGCATAGATCATAATGTACCTCGTATCATTGACTGGAAAATTCAGCGTATGTTTGGTTCAAAGGATTTACCCTTAAGGGATGAAGCCAATGTGCTAGTTCGGGTACTAGAATAGGCGGCAAGCGTTGCTCAGCACCATGCTTCCTTTGCACAAAAAAACTCATACTTTAGAAGTAGGATATAGGTCTATAGCGGGATACAGCGGGTTTAGAAGGGAGACTTCGGTTGTTAATAGCTAAGTAGTAGGGATAAAAAAGCCCTCAGTGTGAAGAGGGCCGGTTTCTATGAACTAATGATGGTACAGCGCTTTAAGCGAAAGCTTGCTCAAGGGATTGGTTACCATTAAACAACTCGTACGTGCTGTTGTTTACATTTTGGTTGCCTAGCACGAATACCAACGCATCGGCGACGTCTTCTCGGGTGATGATCATCTTTTCTTTACTGTCGGGTTTAGCGGTTTGGAAACCGCCTTTGGCATCTTCATCTTTTAAACTACCCGGACGTAAAACAGTGTAATTGAGACCGCTATTTATTAAATGCTCGTCGGCCATGTGCTTAGCGACTAAATAGGGCTTCATCTCATCTGAGCCTTGCGCTGGGTCATCGGCGCCGATAGAGCTGATCATAACGAATTGAGACACATTTGCTGCTTTTGCATAATCTACCGCCTTGCACGCAGACCATAAATCGATAAGCATGGTTTTATCTGCGCCGGTACTACCGCCAGAACCCGCTGCGAATATGACTCTATCGCAACCTTTAAATGCATGACTAAAATCTTGTTCTAAATCACCTTCCACTACGTCTAAGTTCTCGCTCTTGATATCGCTTAATTTAGACTTGTCTCTTACTAGCCCAACAACCGTCGTGCCATCGTCAAGTAGCTTCTGTGTGGTCATTTTGCCGATCTGTCCGCTTGCACCTATTATTAACGTCTTGCTCATTTTATTTCTCCTAAAGTCTAGTATTCCTCGCGTAAATAAACCGCTTATGATGGCGGTGTTGTTTTAATAAGGCTGAGCATATCTTTGCTCATGGCCTAATAACACTGGGGTCTTATTTATTGATTTCAATGAATAAGAGGTTATTAGCATTCGTACGACGATCTATGCGATAAAGACCATAGGGAGGGAATAAGAAAAGCAATTCGCACGCAAAATGTACATGTTGTACGTAAGTTCAGCGAA encodes:
- a CDS encoding 4Fe-4S binding protein yields the protein MRLSYQLNYLALIIGTLLTLFSLVSHADTVPANIAHIFPSATRIEAPLEDVAVTPVYQLNELLGYTFESDDFTQFIGFSGQTINLLIGLDTKGIITGIKVLNHNEPIFLHGLGEEAMFSFIAQYPGHSIKERFIINSREQHSADNTYFDGVTRATISVLVINDTIIASALKVARQKLDGFLAAHPHQIKQDFYHPLTFKQLLEKKYIHHWVVSTKEAMNISPKLAQKVKRLADGHDDFIDIYVAFVNIPMIGRNLLGDQEYKRLIEELSPGEHALMLFNKGQYSFISEEFIPQTTSSRLNAEQGGFPVDVRDIDFYSFYPPSFAMQLPKFDDQRVFRIKSQSGFDISQPFNLNLSVSYHSSFLNQQEHAFPFTITPNPDLFEETPDALSQVSQRPLWQKIWLDRPVQIGLTLLYLLFVLWVFVTQHSLAKSQTKVHRLRFASLIFVLFFVGFYAQGQLSVVNIYTLLLALGSDFNITVFLLDPVIFILWVFVFVTLFLWGRGVFCGWLCPFGALQEFMGMLAIRLRIRQLKISPRHHKFAQKIKYLVLLGLVACSFYSLTLAEKLAEIEPFKTSITLNFVRYWPFVLYALVLLALSLKIHKVYCRYLCPLGAGLAVLGRYPLFKWLTRRKECGSPCQLCRNKKCAIDAIRPTGNIDYNECIQCLECLVTIESPQLCVVDKYNKKSIRVREVK
- a CDS encoding SDR family oxidoreductase translates to MSKTLIIGASGQIGKMTTQKLLDDGTTVVGLVRDKSKLSDIKSENLDVVEGDLEQDFSHAFKGCDRVIFAAGSGGSTGADKTMLIDLWSACKAVDYAKAANVSQFVMISSIGADDPAQGSDEMKPYLVAKHMADEHLINSGLNYTVLRPGSLKDEDAKGGFQTAKPDSKEKMIITREDVADALVFVLGNQNVNNSTYELFNGNQSLEQAFA
- the nosP gene encoding nitric oxide-sensing protein NosP, translated to MSNIKTITAITRSIDPAIAAQELRQQLSAPHITFVLFYCSSVYSLQRLASNMASAFDGVDLVGCTTAGEITPNGYEQHSIIAIGFSASHFAISAQIVESMENFTLIDAQETINKLTENCYVKKLTTIKNHSFILTLLDGLSADEEQFLVTLNSASGGIPHFGGSAGDDIHLATTHVFYQGSFYQNAAIVLMVNTTCAFEVFSCNHIKHPTSKVVVTAADADSRTVFELNAEPAALEYARLLNVTVGELSPELFALYPLAVKVGGQYYIRSIQKVNEADLSLTFYCAVDVGIVLSTVVMDDIFASLSSELSRMTSQYGEPELVLTCDCFLRRLEIEQRQQLKQAKELQQRYNIRGFNTYGEHIDGTHLNQTFTGVFIAGGNE
- a CDS encoding response regulator; the protein is MYKILVADDHPLFREAIINTISSAFPGSTTYETEDIESTLELVKSNDEIDLILLDLNMPGMTGLNGLLDVRNECPTTPVVIVSAETEKQKILQTLSYGAVGFIAKSSSKQVIGEAIQSVFAGNVYLPPNIMRSQAVANQTNECEISPEKISLLTRRELIVLKHLTKGEANKQIAYNLHISETTIKSHVSSILKKLGATNRVKVVVGCGDIDFNQYLKR
- a CDS encoding hybrid sensor histidine kinase/response regulator, whose amino-acid sequence is MSGQDVQQELAQLRAENKKLKKINDALISRVEQGGGNQYAPYAAFEHSVHLAEQVREKTQILNETLAEVEHSHRALKQANEDANIFKQRFIDAIESISEAFVLLDSDGLILLQNSNFATFWGKTGLAIQEGANFNDLKDRAKSSGMIRRASPGGEQSSPVYQLADGRWFQLNERRTSEGGWVMLYTDITEVKVAETARYEQGMIQKSMLLQGLIDNLSQGVVMISSANQIEVWNNRFVQMSQLSPNQLRSMPYFQHLTNLTELELGERPRNKDGYYVQTLSNGTVLEIRDHRLLNGKLIKTYTDITVRHRYAESLEKSERWLRLITDNVPAMIAYIGSDLKFQFTNQVYVDWYGWPQGSLDGESIKDSRVDSDYRQLRPYIERALKGESVSFEIAEKNHAGESRYLLKSYVPNRSSDGNVQGFFVLVRDVTERRRNAVALQKAHDQLEIRVAERTSQLKSLNDELIIEAEERRLAQVNLTTAKREAEFANISKTKFLAAVSHDLLQPLNAAQLFTSSLGETLVNAESLPLVNSLTNSLDDLENLISTLIDISKLDAGVVKADKGIFKLSELLDNLANEYRQATGQYNIELRYVPSNIMVYSDSVLLARILRNFMSNAFRYAAQGKVLLGCKRRGDHVAIEIWDTGSGIAQDQLTEIFKEFKRLKSSQSAFGNGLGLGLAIVDKIAHVLGHKITVNSELGKGSVFSVTVPISAKQELPKHLANVQTFVSPTDFSHCRIWLVDNDISVCEGMSHLLSGWGCHTVTAVSLEALKEKVNIAHDEVDILMVDYHLNDGELGVDVAHHINQTRRSALPTIMITANYSQSLKNEIKNSKILLLNKPVKPMKLKTSMLYLLRKA
- a CDS encoding EthD family reductase is translated as MQSVKLMVLYPQPKDKVQFEGDYVLHLAMLHQALHIPKTDELPYTVTKFTAVGDEIPKYYQMFSMLFSSINALQKTLASEEMQRVANDAVRISSGGTPSILIGVDD
- a CDS encoding acetaldehyde dehydrogenase ExaC → MIYANPGSADAVINFKAKYENFIGGEWVAPVKGVYFNNLTPVTGEEFCEIPRSSAEDIELAIDAAHAAKDAWGKTSVQERSNILLKIADRLEENLTRLAVAETWDNGKPIRETMGADIPLAVDHFRYYAGCIRAQEGTLSQIDDNTVAYHFHEPMGVVGQIIPWNFPILMAAWKLAPALAAGNCIVLKPAEQTPASILVLAELIADILPAGVLNIVNGFGKEAGEALATSTRIAKIAFTGSTAVGGHILKCAAENLIPSTVELGGKSPNIFFKDITNFEDDYLDKCAEGFALGFFNQGEVCTCPSRALVQEDIFDEFMERVLEKTKKIIRGNPLDDSTMVGAQVSKIQFDKIMGYIDIGREEGASVLTGGFSEESAPAIDDGYYIQPTILKGDNSMRVFQEEIFGPVISVTTFKTPEEAVAIANDTAYGLGAGVWTRDANLAHKMGRAIESGRVWTNCYHLYPAHAAFGGYKKSGIGRETHKMMLDHYQQTKNLLVSYDTAPLGFF